A region of Diospyros lotus cultivar Yz01 chromosome 3, ASM1463336v1, whole genome shotgun sequence DNA encodes the following proteins:
- the LOC127797923 gene encoding receptor-like protein kinase HERK 1, whose amino-acid sequence MGCGISGLVVWISVILYLLSLSSEFNPVDEYLIACGSLTNTTVGDRVFMADSLAAKLLSSPKDVLVNTPSNSMSSLDSKLYQTARVFTGVSEYTLPISHSGRHWIRLYFFPFDQGNHNLSSASFSVSAQSYTLLSNFTPKGASVKEFSVNVTSSTLVITFTPSENGSLAFLNALEVVSVPDTLVTDDATLVSPLVGFQGLFKQALETVFRVNMGGPTVSFENDTLWRTWVPDQVYLVHTNLAKSESNIRAVTYPKGGATPDTAPPTVYGTCTRMNSENDPNSNFNVTWEFTVDPGFQYFVRMHFCDIVSESAYQLYFNVYIDSWNVAQDLDLSSLTFGFLATPYYMDFVTKLKDNSKLRISIGPSRVKNAYPNALLNGLEIMKMNNSAGSLSGAVALVPSSGSTKKNVGMIAGLSIGAFAVLVLAVVLFFMRKRRKLASPSHSKTWIPLSVDGGTSFNLGSKHSNGTILSADSNFGYRFPFIAVQEATNNFDENWVIGIGGFGKVYKGVLNDGTKVAVKRGNPKSQQGLAEFKTEIEMLSQFRHRHLVSLIAYCDEKNEMILIYEYMENGTLKSHLYGTNQPSLSWKQRLEICIGAARGLHYLHTGYSKAIIHRDVKSANILLDENLMAKVADFGLSKTGPEIDQTHVSTAVKGSFGYLDPEYFRRQQLTEKSDVYSFGVVLLEVLCARPVIDPSLPREMVNLAEWAMKWQKRGQLEQIMDTNLVGRIKPDSLRKFGETAEKCLAEFGVDRPSMGDVLWNLEYALQLQEVVLQNDPEENSTNVIGELSPQIINFSRADTIVLASEFEESSDLSDVSMSRVFSQLVKSEGR is encoded by the coding sequence ATGGGTTGTGGAATTTCTGGGTTGGTGGTTTGGATTTCAGTTATATTATATTTGCTCAGCTTGTCTAGTGAATTTAATCCTGTAGACGAATACTTAATAGCCTGTGGATCACTCACCAACACAACTGTTGGTGATCGAGTTTTCATGGCCGATTCCCTGGCTGCGAAACTCCTTTCATCCCCAAAAGATGTATTGGTTAATACGCCTTCAAATTCCATGTCCTCTCTTGATTCAAAGCTTTATCAGACGGCAAGGGTTTTCACTGGAGTCTCCGAGTACACTTTGCCCATCTCTCACAGTGGACGCCACTGGATTCGCCTTTATTTCTTCCCCTTTGATCAGGGGAACCACAATTTGAGCTCAGCCAGCTTCTCTGTTTCCGCCCAAAGTTACACCCTACTTAGCAATTTCACTCCAAAAGGTGCATCTGTCAAAGAATTCTCAGTAAATGTAACATCCAGCACCCTTGTGATCACCTTTACTCCCTCTGAGAATGGTTCCTTGGCCTTCCTGAATGCCTTGGAAGTGGTTTCAGTTCCTGATACACTCGTAACTGATGATGCCACTTTGGTTAGCCCTTTGGTTGGGTTTCAGGGCCTGTTCAAACAAGCCCTGGAGACGGTTTTTAGGGTGAATATGGGTGGACCAACTGTCTCGTTTGAGAATGATACGCTGTGGCGAACTTGGGTTCCCGATCAAGTTTACTTGGTGCATACGAATCTTGCAAAAAGCGAATCGAACATTAGGGCTGTTACGTATCCTAAAGGCGGCGCAACGCCTGATACTGCTCCTCCGACTGTCTATGGTACTTGCACCAGAATGAACTCGGAGAATGATCCTAATAGCAATTTCAATGTGACGTGGGAGTTCACTGTGGATCCGGGGTTTCAATACTTTGTCCGGATGCATTTTTGTGACATAGTGAGTGAATCTGCTTATCAGCTCTACTTCAATGTTTATATTGATTCGTGGAATGTTGCTCAAGATTTGGATCTGAGTTCTTTAACCTTTGGTTTTCTGGCCACTCCTTATTACATGGATTTTGTCACAAAGTTGAAGGATAACAGCAAGCTTCGCATCAGTATTGGACCATCTCGTGTTAAAAATGCTTACCCAAATGCCCTTCTAAATGGACTAGAGATTATGAAGATGAACAACTCTGCAGGCAGCCTGAGTGGGGCGGTGGCTTTGGTGCCTTCCTCAGGAAGCACAAAGAAAAATGTGGGGATGATAGCAGGCCTGAGCATTGGTGCTTTTGCTGTTCTAGTGTTGGCAGTCGTCCTATTCTTTATGcgaaaaagaagaaaactggCAAGTCCCAGCCACTCAAAGACATGGATTCCTTTGTCTGTCGATGGAGGAACTTCCTTCAACCTGGGAAGTAAACACTCTAATGGCACGATCCTCAGTGCTGATTCTAACTTTGGATATCGCTTTCCTTTTATTGCAGTCCAAGAAGCTACTAATAACTTTGATGAGAATTGGGTCATTGGAATTGGTGGTTTTGGAAAGGTTTACAAGGGTGTTCTAAATGATGGTACAAAGGTAGCTGTTAAGAGGGGCAATCCAAAGTCTCAACAAGGCCTTGCAGAATTCAAAACTGAGATCGAGATGCTGTCTCAGTTCCGCCATCGCCACTTGGTTTCCTTGATTGCCTACTGTGATGAAAAGAATGAGATGATTTTGATTTACGAATATATGGAGAATGGAACCCTCAAGAGCCACCTCTATGGCACAAACCAACCCAGCTTAAGTTGGAAGCAGAGGCTTGAGATATGCATTGGAGCAGCAAGAGGACTTCATTATCTGCACACCGGCTACTCGAAAGCAATTATTCATCGCGATGTGAAGTCAGCAAACATATTACTTGATGAGAATCTCATGGCCAAAGTTGCTGATTTCGGGCTTTCAAAGACGGGACCTGAAATTGATCAGACCCATGTGAGCACCGCGGTGAAAGGTAGTTTTGGGTACCTTGATCCTGAATATTTCAGAAGGCAACAGCTGACAGAGAAATCTGATGTGTATTCATTTGGAGTGGTCTTGCTAGAAGTTCTTTGTGCTAGACCTGTAATTGATCCATCTCTTCCAAGAGAAATGGTAAACTTAGCCGAATGGGCAATGAAGTGGCAAAAGAGGGGGCAGTTAGAGCAGATCATGGATACCAATCTTGTGGGGAGAATAAAACCAGATTCCCTTAGGAAGTTTGGAGAGACAGCAGAGAAATGCTTGGCTGAATTCGGCGTTGATAGGCCCTCCATGGGAGATGTCTTGTGGAATCTCGAGTATGCACTTCAGCTTCAAGAAGTAGTTCTTCAAAATGACCCTGAGGAGAATAGTACTAATGTAATAGGCGAGCTCTCTCCACAGATCATCAATTTTAGCCGCGCCGATACTATTGTGTTAGCTTCAGAGTTTGAAGAGTCCAGCGATCTTTCAGATGTTTCGATGAGTAGGGTGTTCTCACAGCTGGTAAAATCCGAGGGTCGATGA
- the LOC127797348 gene encoding probable NOT transcription complex subunit VIP2 isoform X1, producing MSGLLNSSLNGSASNLPDNAARSFATSFSAQSGAASPVYHHTGTIQGLHNIHGNFNVANMPGTLASRNSTLSNVPSGGVQQPTGSLSSGRFASSNVPVALSQISHGSSHGHSGMTNRGGIGVVGSPGFSSSNNGVGGSIPGILPTSAAIGNRSAVPGLGVSPILGNAGPRITSSMGNMVGGGSIGRSMSSGGGLSMPGLASRLNLAANSGSGNLNVQGPNRLMSGVQQVSPQVISMLGNSYPTAGGPLSQSHVQAVNNLSSIGMLNDVNSNDGSPFDINDFPQLTSRPSSAGGSQGQLGSLRKQGLGVSPIVQQNQEFSIQNEDFPALPGFKGGNADYAMDLHQKEQLHDNAMSMMQSQHFSLQMGRSAGFNSGGTYSLHRAQQQQQHAPSASSGGVSFSGINNQDLLHLHGSDIFQSSHSSYHSQTSGPPGIGLRPLNSPNVVSGMGSYDQLIQQYQQHQNQSQFHLQQMSGINQSYRDQGSKSMQAAQAAPDPFGLLGLLSVIRMSDPDLTSLALGIDLTTLGLNLNATENLHKTFGSPWSDEPAKGEPEFSVPQCYYAKQPPPLNQSYFSKFPSDTLFYIFYSMPKDESQLYAANELYSRGWFYHRELRLWLTRVSNMEPLVKTNTYERGSYICFDPNTWETIRKDNFVVPYEMLEKRPAVPAQH from the exons ATGTCAGGGTTACTTAAT TCATCTTTGAATGGGTCGGCTTCAAATCTTCCTGACAATGCTGCGCGCTCTTTTGCTACATCTTTCTCTGCTCAATCTGGTGCAGCCTCCCCTGTTTATCATCACACAG GAACTATTCAAGGATTGCACAACATTCATGGGAACTTTAATGTTGCCAACATGCCTGGCACACTTGCATCTAGGAACTCCACACTAAGTAATGTTCCTTCAGGTGGTGTTCAACAGCCTACTGGAAGCCTTTCTAGTGGACGTTTTGCATCTAGCAATGTTCCTGTGGCTCTTTCTCAG ATTTCTCATGGAAGCTCACATGGTCACTCAGGCATGACAAATAGAGGTGGAATTGGTGTTGTTGGAAGCCCTGGATTTAGTAGCAGCAATAATGGAGTTGGTGGTTCTATTCCTGGCATTCTGCCAACTTCTGCAGCGATTGGTAACCGAAGTGCTGTTCCAGGACTTGGAGTGTCTCCAATTCTGGGAAATGCTGGTCCTCGAATAACCAGTTCAATGGGAAATATGGTAGGTGGGGGAAGCATCGGGAGAAGCATGAGTTCTGGTGGAGGATTATCTATGCCTGGTCTTGCTTCTCGCCTAAATCTAGCTGCCAACAGTGGTTCTGGGAATTTAAATGTGCAAGGCCCTAACAGACTAATGAGTGGTGTTCAACAAG TTTCTCCGCAGGTGATTTCTATGCTAGGAAACTCCTATCCAACTGCTGGTGGGCCATTATCTCAGAGCCATGTCCAGGCAGTGAACAATCTTAGTTCTATTGGGATGTTAAATGATGTAAATTCAAATGATGGTTCTCCCTTTGATATAAATGATTTTCCTCAGCTAACCAGCCGTCCCAGTTCTGCTGGAGGGTCTCAAGGACAATTGG GTTCACTTCGTAAACAAGGTCTTGGGGTTAGTCCCATTGTTCAGCAAAACCAAGAGTTCAGCATCCAGAATGAAGATTTTCCGGCTTTACCAGGATTCAAAG GTGGCAATGCTGATTATGCCATGGACTTGCACCAGAAAGAACAGCTTCATGATAATGCTATGTCTATGATGCAGTCTCAACATTTCTCT TTGCAGATGGGGAGATCTGCTGGATTCAACTCAGGAGGAACTTATTCATTGCACCGTGCACAGCAGCAACAGCAACATGCTCCATCAGCCAGTAGTGGTGGCGTCTCCTTTTCAGGCATAAACAACCAGGATCTTCTGCATCTACATGGCTCTGATATTTTCCAGTCCTCTCATTCGAGCTATCACTCGCAG ACCAGCGGACCACCTGGCATCGGACTAAGGCCTCTGAACTCTCCAAATGTGGTTTCTGGTATGGGGTCATACGACCAGCTTATCCAGCAGTATCAAcaacatcaaaatcaatccCAGTTCCACCTTCAGCAAATGTCTGGCATAAATCAGTCATATAGGGATCAAGGCTCAAAATCCATGCAGGCTGCACAAGCTGCTCCTGATCCATTTGGTTTGCTTGGTTTGCTAAGTGTAATAAGAATGAGTGATCCTGATCTGACTTCTCTTGCACTTGGAATTGATTTGACAACGCTTGGGTTAAACTTGAATGCAACTGAAAATCTTCACAAGACATTTGGATCGCCATGGTCTGATGAGCCTGCTAAGGGTGAGCCAGAGTTCTCTGTGCCACAATGTTATTATGCTAAACAACCACCTCCGTTAAAT caatcttatttttcaaagttCCCGTCGGATACATTGTTTTACATTTTCTACAG CATGCCAAAAGATGAATCCCAGTTATATGCTGCAAACGAACT ATACAGCAGGGGTTGGTTTTATCACAGAGAGCTTCGTTTATGGCTTACAAGAGTTTCCAACATGGAGCCACTTGTTAAGACAAACACTTATGAGAGAGGATCGTATATCTGTTTTGATCCAAACACATGGGAAACAATCCGCAAG GATAATTTTGTCGTGCCttatgaaatgttggaaaaaagGCCAGCCGTACCTGCTCAACATTAG
- the LOC127797348 gene encoding probable NOT transcription complex subunit VIP2 isoform X2 produces the protein MSGLLNSSLNGSASNLPDNAARSFATSFSAQSGAASPVYHHTGTIQGLHNIHGNFNVANMPGTLASRNSTLSNVPSGGVQQPTGSLSSGRFASSNVPVALSQISHGSSHGHSGMTNRGGIGVVGSPGFSSSNNGVGGSIPGILPTSAAIGNRSAVPGLGVSPILGNAGPRITSSMGNMVGGGSIGRSMSSGGGLSMPGLASRLNLAANSGSGNLNVQGPNRLMSGVQQVSPQVISMLGNSYPTAGGPLSQSHVQAVNNLSSIGMLNDVNSNDGSPFDINDFPQLTSRPSSAGGSQGQLGSLRKQGLGVSPIVQQNQEFSIQNEDFPALPGFKGGNADYAMDLHQKEQLHDNAMSMMQSQHFSMGRSAGFNSGGTYSLHRAQQQQQHAPSASSGGVSFSGINNQDLLHLHGSDIFQSSHSSYHSQTSGPPGIGLRPLNSPNVVSGMGSYDQLIQQYQQHQNQSQFHLQQMSGINQSYRDQGSKSMQAAQAAPDPFGLLGLLSVIRMSDPDLTSLALGIDLTTLGLNLNATENLHKTFGSPWSDEPAKGEPEFSVPQCYYAKQPPPLNQSYFSKFPSDTLFYIFYSMPKDESQLYAANELYSRGWFYHRELRLWLTRVSNMEPLVKTNTYERGSYICFDPNTWETIRKDNFVVPYEMLEKRPAVPAQH, from the exons ATGTCAGGGTTACTTAAT TCATCTTTGAATGGGTCGGCTTCAAATCTTCCTGACAATGCTGCGCGCTCTTTTGCTACATCTTTCTCTGCTCAATCTGGTGCAGCCTCCCCTGTTTATCATCACACAG GAACTATTCAAGGATTGCACAACATTCATGGGAACTTTAATGTTGCCAACATGCCTGGCACACTTGCATCTAGGAACTCCACACTAAGTAATGTTCCTTCAGGTGGTGTTCAACAGCCTACTGGAAGCCTTTCTAGTGGACGTTTTGCATCTAGCAATGTTCCTGTGGCTCTTTCTCAG ATTTCTCATGGAAGCTCACATGGTCACTCAGGCATGACAAATAGAGGTGGAATTGGTGTTGTTGGAAGCCCTGGATTTAGTAGCAGCAATAATGGAGTTGGTGGTTCTATTCCTGGCATTCTGCCAACTTCTGCAGCGATTGGTAACCGAAGTGCTGTTCCAGGACTTGGAGTGTCTCCAATTCTGGGAAATGCTGGTCCTCGAATAACCAGTTCAATGGGAAATATGGTAGGTGGGGGAAGCATCGGGAGAAGCATGAGTTCTGGTGGAGGATTATCTATGCCTGGTCTTGCTTCTCGCCTAAATCTAGCTGCCAACAGTGGTTCTGGGAATTTAAATGTGCAAGGCCCTAACAGACTAATGAGTGGTGTTCAACAAG TTTCTCCGCAGGTGATTTCTATGCTAGGAAACTCCTATCCAACTGCTGGTGGGCCATTATCTCAGAGCCATGTCCAGGCAGTGAACAATCTTAGTTCTATTGGGATGTTAAATGATGTAAATTCAAATGATGGTTCTCCCTTTGATATAAATGATTTTCCTCAGCTAACCAGCCGTCCCAGTTCTGCTGGAGGGTCTCAAGGACAATTGG GTTCACTTCGTAAACAAGGTCTTGGGGTTAGTCCCATTGTTCAGCAAAACCAAGAGTTCAGCATCCAGAATGAAGATTTTCCGGCTTTACCAGGATTCAAAG GTGGCAATGCTGATTATGCCATGGACTTGCACCAGAAAGAACAGCTTCATGATAATGCTATGTCTATGATGCAGTCTCAACATTTCTCT ATGGGGAGATCTGCTGGATTCAACTCAGGAGGAACTTATTCATTGCACCGTGCACAGCAGCAACAGCAACATGCTCCATCAGCCAGTAGTGGTGGCGTCTCCTTTTCAGGCATAAACAACCAGGATCTTCTGCATCTACATGGCTCTGATATTTTCCAGTCCTCTCATTCGAGCTATCACTCGCAG ACCAGCGGACCACCTGGCATCGGACTAAGGCCTCTGAACTCTCCAAATGTGGTTTCTGGTATGGGGTCATACGACCAGCTTATCCAGCAGTATCAAcaacatcaaaatcaatccCAGTTCCACCTTCAGCAAATGTCTGGCATAAATCAGTCATATAGGGATCAAGGCTCAAAATCCATGCAGGCTGCACAAGCTGCTCCTGATCCATTTGGTTTGCTTGGTTTGCTAAGTGTAATAAGAATGAGTGATCCTGATCTGACTTCTCTTGCACTTGGAATTGATTTGACAACGCTTGGGTTAAACTTGAATGCAACTGAAAATCTTCACAAGACATTTGGATCGCCATGGTCTGATGAGCCTGCTAAGGGTGAGCCAGAGTTCTCTGTGCCACAATGTTATTATGCTAAACAACCACCTCCGTTAAAT caatcttatttttcaaagttCCCGTCGGATACATTGTTTTACATTTTCTACAG CATGCCAAAAGATGAATCCCAGTTATATGCTGCAAACGAACT ATACAGCAGGGGTTGGTTTTATCACAGAGAGCTTCGTTTATGGCTTACAAGAGTTTCCAACATGGAGCCACTTGTTAAGACAAACACTTATGAGAGAGGATCGTATATCTGTTTTGATCCAAACACATGGGAAACAATCCGCAAG GATAATTTTGTCGTGCCttatgaaatgttggaaaaaagGCCAGCCGTACCTGCTCAACATTAG
- the LOC127798302 gene encoding uncharacterized protein At1g24485-like, translating to MLLLLLTLSSLLPCPKAFTYTDLRIDCGSLNPSNVTAGGELRWRTDEEFIRGGENKLLQTTNLSNPIQMNTLRFFPKGKANCYELLLFTKYHEFLFRAGFYYGDYDGLSKPPSFGLQIDGKLWANVTTSMGQEPVYHELLYILKEEQVRVCLVREKIDEIPFISSLEATVVYDSYQYMDNNTALYLHSRINYIGANKSVEKTIGFSEERFVQPSLEIQRDAGIPQHSPASDTRRVLVFRKLSAVAGDGVRNPSSKPDRLHPLDHRFLSSDRH from the exons atgttgctgctgctgttgaCTCTATCTTCTCTTCTACCGTGCCCAAAAGCCTTCACCTACACCGACCTCCGGATAGACTGCGGTTCGCTGAACCCTTCCAACGTCACCGCCGGCGGCGAACTCCGGTGGCGCACAGACGAGGAATTCATACGAGGTGGAGAGAACAAGCTCCTCCAGACCACCAATCTGAGTAACCCAATTCAAATGAACACTCTTCGCTTCTTCCCCAAAGGCAAGGCCAACTGCTACGAGCTTCTCCTTTTCACCAAATACCATGAGTTTCTGTTCCGAGCTGGGTTTTACTACGGCGACTATGATGGCCTCTCCAAGCCGCCCAGTTTTGGGCTCCAGATAGATG GTAAATTGTGGGCAAACGTGACGACTTCTATGGGGCAAGAGCCGGTTTATCACGAACTGCTTTATATCTTGAAGGAAGAGCAAGTGAGGGTGTGTTTGGTTCGCGAGAAAATTGATGAGATTCCTTTCATTTCGTCGCTTGAAGCCACGGTGGTGTATGATTCCTACCAGTATATGGACAACAACACGGCTCTGTATCTTCATAGCAGGATCAACTATATAGGCGCCAACAAGTCTGTTGA GAAAACCATAGGTTTTTCAGAGGAGCGATTCGTTCAACCGAGTTTGGAAATCCAAAGAGATGCCGGAATACCTCAACATTCACCCGCAAGTGATACCAGACGGGTGCTTGTATTCAGAAAACTCTCCGCCGTGGCCGGTGATGGCGTACGCAATCCAAGCTCCAAACCTGACCGGCTCCATCCACTTGACCATCGATTTCTCTCCTCGGACCGCCATTGA